The Cucurbita pepo subsp. pepo cultivar mu-cu-16 unplaced genomic scaffold, ASM280686v2 Cp4.1_scaffold001687, whole genome shotgun sequence sequence CTTCTACTCAAGCGGGACtagaggcttgagcatacgttGCCCGGCCATAGGCGACATGAATACAAACTAGCTTAACTCATTTGGTGTTGagagtgagtgccgcacaatcacaAAGTCCACTACCAAGAAAAGTGTGATCATCCAAGAACCTCGGAGACATGGCCCCAAGAATTGAATTTGTAGAAGAAAACAGTACTAAAGGAAATTGACACCAGAAAACTTGGTTTGGAGGGGACAGATTTTAAGAACATAGagccaaacaaaacaaagaaagaaaggctGCAGCAAGCCACGGACAAAGGGGATACGGTCGCAGCGCCATTCCCGGCGTCCCGATACTGACACCGTCGCATGTCACGGGTCtatatttgaatcataatcAAGAGAACATTGTAAAAGTTTGAGTAAAAGTTGGGAATTTAAGCAGAAGAACCATATATCACCATTTCCATTGCAGTCAGAACAAAGtatgcttttgttttttctggTTTGGTTACTATCTGCACCATCTGAAGCCTGCCAAAGCAACATTAAAACATTCTCACAAACTGAAAGAGATTTGTGTTCTAAGcggatattgttttctttgagtttttccttttgagctttctctcaaggtttttgaaacgcgtctaataggaagaggtttccacacccttataaggaatgcttcgttcccctctccaaccgacgtgggatctcacaatccactctctttaggggtccagcatcctccctggcacaccgtccaatGACtgattctaataccatttataacagtccaagcccaccgtagATATGgtcctttttaggcttttcctttcgagcttccccacAAGGTTTTAagaacgtgtctactagagagaggtttccaccctcttatacgtaacgggtcaaagcgacaatatttgctagcggtgggagACACTGGTCGGAGTAGAGCTAAACTCTCTCCACAGTAGAcgggttttaaaaaccttgagagggaGCTAGCTCAAGGGTTCAATTTGTAGTTCCACAATCCACTAAAGTTGCAACAATTTGCCCACAAGACAGACATAACCAAACAAGTTCATTTCATTTGTAGGAAAGAACTGGCCAGAGAAACCATACCTTGGCCGCACAAGGCAAAAGCCTAATGGGGTTTGTGCTTTGGAACGCCTCAATGATCCGAAAAGCCTTATGAGGAACTGAATTGGCAGCAAAAATCCCAATCAAAATGTGAAAAGAAAGGGTTATAAACAAACAGAATCAAAACCAGGCAACTTTGGAAGAGAAAGTGCAGAAAATACCAGACGTGGGCTTGCTCGAGGGATTGAAGGAGCAAATGGGTGTGGACGAACCCACGGTATATGCCATTTAAATGGGGTTTTGGATTCGAATTTGTTCTTTGAGGACTGAAATTCAGAAGTTGTCTGATGAGCTACTCAGCTGCTTCTGCTGTGTGTGTGATGGTCTTGACTGTGATTTAGTTGGTCGGAAATTAAGCAAATTCAACCAGATAAGGCTCATAATCCTCTCCTACTTAATTACCAAATTGCCCTCTTTTAACCCTATTGAACAACCAAATAGGTGTTTAGACCAAGACAACAATTGGGTTTTTACTAACTACACCCAACTCCTTCCACGCATAAGAGGGGTCATAATCGTACTCTTTTTAGCGGTGGAttttgcgattgtgcggcgtTCACTC is a genomic window containing:
- the LOC111786453 gene encoding uncharacterized protein LOC111786453, which encodes MAYTVGSSTPICSFNPSSKPTSVPHKAFRIIEAFQSTNPIRLLPCAAKASDGADSNQTRKNKSILCSDCNGNGAVLCSQCKGTGVNSVDHFNGQFKAGSICWLCSGKKDILCGGCNGAGFMGGFMSTADS